A genomic region of Rhodohalobacter sp. SW132 contains the following coding sequences:
- a CDS encoding TonB-dependent receptor, whose amino-acid sequence MRFILSVTTFFLFALNAYATELHGTVTDAQNGELLIGAHISVVHNDSGESRQAASGLDGSYTIRNLEQGNYRLRVSYLGYVTHEAEISVSESDSRIRRDFELRPDEQMLAEVVVMGDNRGTDTQARLLERQAVNVTNIVSARQIQLSPDITVANVIQRVSGLSIERNSSGEPQYAIVRGMDKRYNNTLVNGIKIPSPDNENRFVPLDIFPAVFLERLEVSKSLTADMEADAIGGTVNMVMRDAPFKKFLDADLQFGYNHLNLKDKFATYDRSNLQMRSPREIHGEDYRATPDDFPVENMIMDHKTPLPDLMASATYGNRIFGNRLGIMAGASFQNSYKPVSNYFYDPSVNFREGNPLIMNQLIERETSSQMRRMAVHGKLDFNISENHTIDLYLGKYLLDEFRVRDQVRRESFVSTQNYAVYPITRFSNIYQDITTADLGGTHGLFRNLNLEWNAVYSVAENDRPDDGVFSRAGQFDTDLDQVTNEIVYFQGERNSRAWERNRDNDLSLYVDFTYNLDALSSGSKLKFGGVVRNKERDNYYNYYNYSQIFGQFRGTDWDDFGDVSFASMANPRGSGDRSNLVYDAAEDIYSAYITSILNFSGTQLQLGVRAEQTYQSYEINPLSAASNDTELSQEQEYLNLFPSFSLKLPLSDRTNVKANYYKAISRPGFYEIVPTIRSAGGGDSFYSERGNADLKPSIGHNADLRYEFFPSSVDQLLVGVFYKRIIDPIEYGFPQVQSAEESPRTNRILPQNFDDAVNFGVEFDLTKYFNRFGVRMNYTFTQSEITTNKIVINQDWSRSLVNQTRPLQGQSDHVGNISLLFKDQARQFDAQLVFNYTGERIAFVSPFYEADHYMRPMTQMDVSLEKGFNSGLTLFVKANNLLNTPYQLYVNKPLAVPDDPYPYQTDPTNVGFVRRDLFGQSYRVGIRYNFQSS is encoded by the coding sequence ATGAGATTTATATTATCAGTTACAACATTCTTCTTATTTGCTTTGAATGCATATGCCACAGAATTGCACGGCACGGTTACCGATGCCCAGAATGGCGAATTGTTAATTGGTGCTCATATATCAGTAGTACATAATGATAGTGGCGAATCACGACAGGCTGCATCAGGGCTTGATGGCAGTTACACAATCAGAAACTTAGAACAGGGCAATTACCGCCTGAGAGTTTCTTACCTGGGATATGTTACCCATGAAGCTGAAATATCAGTTTCTGAATCAGATTCCCGGATCCGGAGAGATTTTGAGCTGAGGCCTGATGAGCAGATGCTCGCTGAAGTCGTTGTTATGGGGGATAACCGGGGGACAGATACCCAGGCAAGATTACTGGAGAGGCAGGCTGTAAATGTTACCAACATCGTATCTGCCCGGCAGATACAACTGTCACCCGACATCACGGTTGCAAATGTGATTCAGAGAGTGTCGGGACTGTCCATCGAGCGTAATTCAAGCGGAGAGCCTCAATACGCTATTGTGCGGGGGATGGACAAGCGGTACAACAACACGCTGGTAAACGGAATTAAAATTCCATCTCCGGATAACGAAAACCGGTTTGTACCGCTTGATATTTTTCCAGCCGTTTTTCTTGAAAGACTGGAAGTATCAAAATCGCTGACAGCCGATATGGAAGCAGATGCGATAGGCGGAACCGTGAACATGGTGATGAGGGATGCTCCCTTCAAAAAGTTTCTGGATGCCGATCTACAGTTTGGCTACAATCATCTCAACTTAAAGGATAAATTTGCCACGTACGACCGATCCAATCTGCAGATGCGGTCACCCAGGGAGATTCACGGAGAAGATTACAGGGCAACACCGGATGATTTTCCAGTGGAAAACATGATTATGGATCATAAAACCCCGTTGCCGGATCTGATGGCAAGTGCTACCTATGGTAACCGGATTTTTGGCAACCGACTGGGCATAATGGCAGGAGCAAGCTTTCAAAACTCCTACAAGCCTGTTTCAAATTACTTCTATGATCCTTCCGTCAATTTTCGTGAAGGAAACCCGCTGATCATGAACCAGCTGATTGAGCGCGAAACAAGCTCACAAATGCGAAGAATGGCTGTTCATGGTAAGCTGGATTTTAACATCAGCGAGAATCATACGATTGATTTGTACCTGGGTAAATATCTGCTTGATGAATTCAGAGTGCGGGATCAGGTGAGAAGAGAGAGTTTTGTTTCTACACAGAATTATGCGGTCTACCCAATTACACGATTCAGCAACATCTACCAGGATATCACAACCGCAGATCTTGGAGGTACTCACGGTCTGTTTAGGAACTTGAACCTGGAATGGAACGCGGTGTATTCAGTCGCAGAAAACGATCGCCCGGATGATGGGGTGTTTTCCAGGGCCGGTCAGTTCGATACCGATCTGGATCAGGTAACGAATGAGATTGTCTATTTCCAGGGAGAACGGAATTCGCGTGCCTGGGAACGCAACCGTGATAACGATCTCTCACTTTACGTTGATTTCACCTACAACCTGGATGCTCTGAGCAGTGGATCAAAGTTGAAATTTGGAGGTGTTGTCCGAAATAAGGAACGGGATAACTATTACAACTACTACAACTATTCCCAGATTTTTGGTCAGTTTCGGGGCACAGACTGGGACGATTTTGGAGACGTATCCTTTGCTTCAATGGCTAATCCGCGGGGCAGCGGAGATCGCAGTAATCTTGTATATGATGCAGCAGAAGACATCTACAGTGCCTACATCACCTCAATTCTGAATTTTTCAGGCACACAGCTGCAATTGGGCGTTCGCGCAGAACAGACATACCAATCCTATGAAATCAACCCTCTCTCTGCAGCCTCAAATGATACGGAACTGAGCCAGGAACAGGAGTATCTGAATCTTTTCCCATCCTTCAGTTTGAAGCTTCCGCTATCGGATCGCACCAACGTGAAAGCAAACTACTATAAAGCGATCAGCCGGCCTGGATTTTATGAGATTGTACCCACGATTCGAAGTGCCGGCGGCGGGGATTCATTTTATAGTGAGCGCGGTAACGCTGACCTGAAGCCATCCATCGGGCATAACGCCGATCTGCGGTATGAGTTTTTTCCATCGAGCGTAGACCAGTTATTAGTCGGTGTTTTCTATAAGCGGATTATTGACCCGATTGAATATGGTTTTCCACAGGTTCAAAGCGCAGAAGAAAGCCCGAGAACCAACCGTATCCTTCCGCAGAATTTTGATGATGCGGTCAATTTTGGAGTGGAGTTCGATCTCACAAAGTATTTCAACCGATTCGGGGTTCGGATGAACTACACATTTACTCAGTCAGAAATTACAACCAACAAAATTGTGATCAATCAGGACTGGTCCCGATCACTGGTCAATCAAACCCGTCCACTGCAGGGACAATCTGACCACGTTGGGAATATTAGCTTGCTGTTTAAAGACCAGGCTCGTCAGTTCGACGCCCAGCTTGTATTTAATTACACAGGGGAGCGTATCGCTTTTGTTTCCCCGTTTTATGAGGCAGACCACTATATGCGCCCGATGACCCAGATGGATGTCTCACTCGAAAAAGGGTTTAACAGCGGCTTAACTCTTTTTGTGAAAGCAAATAACCTGCTTAACACTCCATACCAGCTTTATGTGAATAAGCCGCTGGCCGTGCCTGATGATCCCTATCCCTATCAAACCGATCCAACAAATGTAGGGTTTGTGCGACGGGATCTATTCGGGCAATCCTACAGGGTGGGCATTCGATACAACTTTCAATCCAGCTAA
- a CDS encoding S9 family peptidase, whose translation MTKLSQILLLLFISTFCLTFYLHAQTGIQPEDYYKTVFVGSSEISPNGDLIAFTKTVVKEEDNSRHTEVWMQKIRNGRADGEPFRFTDPSVQSSNPQWSPDGELLSIQSRRGDDSNTVRFIRVTAPGGEAFQIEGLDQTPVWSPDGEKIAFTRVPKDQEVEEDRSGWIAPDAITTTLDSARFDGRVITQMRYKSDGRSSWLPHPSVNPKRQLHIISADGGEPEIITDLPYHVGQIEWSADGSRIYFSGDPEEDDEYNTDLTRNLYVTDLESGETTILIEMDGNQSSPQISENGSYLAFSHTEERGAETDVMVVQIGNDGMPAGEIANLTSDWDLSPGNIHWTPNNRTVRFTAQIRGNNHLFEVNHSGGDVRQVTLGDRRLSSISTTSDGRYMAYTSTDATTPDELFISRNNGNQEVQLSRFNEEWMADRSINPAEQITWTVEDGTEIEGWVIKPVGHEEGESYPMILKIHGGPHSYYGNTWFQTFHVLSASGFFVFYPNPRGSSSYGHEFTYATKEQWGLMDEEDFMTGLDAVFEKYPDVDPERVGVSGGSYGGFMTNWLTARFPDRFAAANTSRSISNWKSWYGASDAQGLTEFEFGGAPWEERELYRELSPINYVENVTAPTLIIHSEEDWRTPVADAEQWYISLKKMEVPVEFIRYPRSSHGLSRTGEPWLLVDRLERIRSWFDYWLNEEN comes from the coding sequence ATGACGAAACTATCACAAATCTTACTGCTGCTTTTTATTTCCACATTTTGTTTAACCTTCTACCTTCACGCCCAAACCGGTATTCAGCCCGAAGATTACTATAAAACTGTATTTGTAGGCAGCTCGGAGATCTCCCCGAATGGAGATTTGATCGCGTTTACCAAAACTGTTGTGAAAGAGGAGGATAACAGCCGTCATACCGAAGTGTGGATGCAGAAAATTCGAAATGGCCGTGCCGATGGAGAGCCGTTTCGTTTTACAGATCCTTCGGTTCAGTCTTCTAACCCGCAGTGGTCACCTGATGGAGAGCTTTTGAGTATTCAATCGCGGCGAGGTGATGATTCTAACACGGTCCGGTTTATCCGCGTGACGGCTCCGGGTGGTGAAGCATTCCAGATTGAGGGACTCGATCAGACCCCGGTGTGGTCACCCGATGGCGAAAAAATCGCCTTTACCCGTGTACCTAAAGATCAGGAAGTGGAAGAAGATCGCTCAGGATGGATCGCACCCGATGCCATCACCACCACGCTCGACTCCGCCCGGTTTGATGGCCGTGTAATCACGCAGATGCGCTATAAAAGTGATGGCCGGTCAAGCTGGCTTCCCCATCCATCCGTAAATCCAAAACGTCAGCTTCATATCATCTCTGCTGATGGCGGTGAACCGGAAATTATTACTGATCTCCCCTATCATGTCGGGCAAATTGAATGGTCAGCCGACGGCTCAAGAATTTACTTTTCCGGTGATCCTGAGGAGGATGATGAATACAACACCGATCTTACAAGGAATTTGTATGTAACAGATCTGGAAAGTGGTGAGACAACAATACTTATTGAGATGGATGGGAATCAATCATCTCCTCAGATATCTGAAAATGGGTCCTACCTTGCATTCAGCCATACCGAGGAGCGTGGTGCTGAGACTGATGTGATGGTTGTTCAAATTGGCAATGATGGAATGCCTGCTGGCGAGATTGCCAATCTTACATCCGACTGGGATTTGAGTCCGGGGAATATCCACTGGACACCCAACAACCGCACCGTTCGATTTACAGCGCAAATTCGCGGAAACAACCATCTCTTTGAGGTCAATCACTCTGGCGGTGACGTTCGCCAGGTCACCCTGGGTGACCGGCGGCTGAGTTCCATTTCAACCACTTCTGATGGACGATATATGGCCTACACATCAACAGATGCCACTACACCGGATGAACTTTTTATCAGCCGAAATAACGGGAACCAGGAAGTTCAGCTTTCGCGGTTTAATGAGGAGTGGATGGCAGATCGTTCCATCAACCCGGCTGAACAAATCACGTGGACGGTAGAGGATGGAACTGAAATTGAAGGCTGGGTGATTAAACCGGTTGGACATGAAGAAGGAGAAAGTTACCCGATGATTCTTAAAATTCACGGCGGGCCTCACTCCTATTACGGCAATACCTGGTTCCAGACATTTCACGTACTCTCCGCCTCCGGATTTTTCGTTTTCTATCCCAACCCGAGAGGTTCTTCTTCATATGGACACGAATTCACGTACGCAACAAAAGAACAGTGGGGTTTGATGGACGAAGAAGATTTCATGACCGGACTGGATGCCGTGTTCGAAAAATATCCGGATGTGGACCCTGAACGTGTTGGTGTTTCCGGCGGAAGTTATGGCGGCTTTATGACCAACTGGCTTACCGCTCGTTTTCCCGATCGTTTCGCGGCAGCCAACACCAGCCGGTCAATTTCGAACTGGAAGAGCTGGTACGGGGCATCAGATGCCCAGGGTCTCACTGAGTTTGAATTCGGGGGTGCTCCATGGGAAGAGCGTGAACTCTATCGTGAACTCTCACCCATCAACTATGTGGAAAATGTAACGGCCCCTACGCTGATCATCCACAGTGAGGAAGACTGGAGAACTCCGGTTGCCGATGCCGAACAGTGGTACATCTCCCTGAAAAAGATGGAAGTGCCGGTTGAGTTTATACGCTATCCCCGATCATCGCACGGACTCTCCAGAACCGGAGAACCCTGGTTATTGGTAGATCGTCTGGAGCGAATTCGAAGCTGGTTTGATTATTGGTTAAACGAAGAGAATTAA
- a CDS encoding BsuPI-related putative proteinase inhibitor, which translates to MFNELERTFEAKIYWLILAGGLFFMAGCDAITNPFGSSGNSSGDWLLGSGYLPYGIELTLDLPEKVEKGESVPLKLTIRNSTKNDIELRYREYRRNFGIEDGDSGELVWSSEMINPVLLMYKTPLITLEAGEEITYEEEWNQTFGEYRDKYEPGSQQHRRNDDQVGKQVQAGTYRVYGLLYFGIKGAGNEQDFHTRPHTITIVE; encoded by the coding sequence ATGTTTAATGAACTAGAAAGAACTTTTGAAGCGAAAATCTATTGGTTAATTCTGGCGGGCGGGCTGTTTTTTATGGCTGGTTGTGATGCGATTACAAACCCGTTTGGCAGTTCAGGTAATTCTTCTGGCGACTGGCTTCTGGGATCAGGGTACCTGCCTTACGGAATCGAACTTACGCTGGATCTGCCTGAGAAGGTTGAAAAGGGAGAATCGGTACCACTGAAACTGACCATCCGAAACAGCACCAAAAACGATATTGAATTACGTTACAGAGAATATCGGAGGAATTTCGGTATTGAAGACGGAGATAGTGGTGAACTGGTCTGGTCATCAGAAATGATAAATCCGGTACTTCTAATGTACAAGACCCCCCTAATCACTCTTGAGGCGGGAGAAGAGATCACGTATGAAGAGGAGTGGAATCAAACCTTCGGAGAATACAGAGATAAATATGAGCCGGGTTCTCAGCAGCACAGAAGAAATGATGATCAAGTTGGTAAACAGGTGCAAGCCGGCACGTATAGAGTATATGGTCTGCTCTATTTTGGCATTAAAGGTGCCGGCAACGAACAAGACTTCCACACCCGGCCCCACACTATAACCATAGTTGAATGA
- a CDS encoding type II secretion system F family protein, translating into MPKFRLKATSKAGKAIKTEFEAGSKKEAKRKVDRLVQKNGISVQALEKKEIYEYKAQRPGRKKVNGEQEAYNKEELERALTKLGFKVDRINKKWFNFKGGVPTNEIVTFVSLSADLLRQQLSYDEILDLLYEDTENKKMKEVIKEIQKDLKDGKEGSEVYGKHEDVFGKFAAYMLSVASTSGNMALVFESTAKFLERDAEFKKNLRRSLMMPAVTVLAVIATVLFYVGYIFPATAELFLEFDIQLPPMTEATLKVSYWLQDNWIMLTLAHIIPLSLFIWYVKTPKGKLLLDQYIIKIPVIGDLLHKTSIEIFARVFYTLYSGSGQNIDVIKVAAEACRNTYMEKRIKEVAIKMMLKDGAGLVESMEATGVFSNTAISRFRLGAESGALRENAKQLAEYYEVQTTYKMESVIDTINLFINLFIMIALIAITVVSSEAAIIQPN; encoded by the coding sequence ATGCCAAAGTTTCGTTTAAAAGCAACCTCAAAGGCCGGCAAGGCTATCAAGACAGAATTTGAAGCCGGTTCGAAAAAAGAGGCGAAGCGTAAAGTTGACAGACTGGTTCAAAAGAACGGCATCAGTGTTCAGGCTCTTGAAAAAAAAGAGATTTATGAATACAAAGCGCAGCGCCCCGGGAGAAAAAAGGTAAACGGAGAACAGGAAGCTTACAATAAAGAGGAACTGGAGCGTGCATTAACAAAGCTTGGCTTTAAAGTTGACCGGATAAATAAAAAGTGGTTCAATTTTAAAGGCGGAGTTCCTACAAACGAAATTGTGACGTTTGTGAGCCTGTCTGCCGACCTTTTACGTCAACAGCTATCGTATGATGAAATTCTTGATCTGCTGTATGAAGATACAGAGAACAAGAAGATGAAGGAGGTGATCAAAGAGATTCAGAAAGATCTGAAGGATGGAAAGGAGGGAAGCGAGGTTTATGGTAAACACGAAGATGTATTTGGCAAGTTCGCTGCATATATGCTTAGTGTGGCTTCCACATCGGGTAACATGGCCCTCGTGTTTGAAAGTACGGCAAAATTTTTAGAGCGGGATGCAGAGTTTAAAAAGAACCTGCGGCGTTCACTGATGATGCCGGCCGTTACGGTACTTGCAGTTATCGCAACCGTGCTTTTTTATGTTGGATATATATTTCCCGCTACAGCTGAACTCTTTTTGGAATTTGATATCCAGCTTCCCCCAATGACGGAGGCGACTCTGAAAGTGAGTTACTGGCTACAGGATAACTGGATTATGCTGACGCTCGCTCACATTATTCCACTTTCATTGTTTATTTGGTATGTAAAGACACCAAAAGGCAAACTTCTGCTCGATCAGTATATCATTAAAATTCCGGTGATTGGGGATCTGCTGCATAAAACCAGTATCGAGATATTCGCACGTGTATTTTATACACTCTACAGTGGTTCAGGGCAGAATATTGATGTGATTAAAGTTGCCGCGGAGGCGTGCCGGAACACCTATATGGAGAAACGAATAAAAGAAGTTGCCATTAAAATGATGCTGAAAGATGGTGCGGGCCTTGTGGAGTCAATGGAGGCTACAGGTGTATTTTCGAATACAGCGATCAGCCGGTTTCGTCTAGGAGCCGAGTCGGGAGCCCTGCGTGAGAATGCAAAGCAGCTTGCCGAATATTATGAAGTCCAGACCACCTATAAGATGGAATCGGTAATCGATACAATCAATCTATTCATTAACCTGTTTATTATGATTGCATTGATTGCGATTACGGTTGTTTCGTCCGAAGCTGCAATTATTCAGCCGAACTAA
- a CDS encoding putative metallopeptidase: MPENDFLKPEGDIKLTDKQLMESPEMEKVAAEVIEQHKIELGPAEVGYLLIYPNISKQRAAKCVKSSREVKHYSGNDYLIEISGELWDMLDGDTKKMLLYHQLLHIDPVFKAKNQEWKMKIRKPDFSDFYEINDTFGNEWYKTIQATVSSLYDLDPRQENKVTM; encoded by the coding sequence ATGCCAGAAAACGATTTTTTAAAGCCTGAAGGAGATATCAAATTAACAGATAAGCAGCTAATGGAATCTCCGGAGATGGAGAAAGTTGCTGCAGAGGTTATTGAACAGCATAAAATAGAGCTTGGTCCTGCGGAAGTGGGATACCTGCTCATCTATCCAAACATTTCAAAACAGCGGGCAGCAAAATGTGTGAAGTCCAGCCGGGAAGTAAAACACTATTCCGGAAATGACTACCTGATCGAAATATCCGGAGAGCTGTGGGATATGCTTGATGGAGATACTAAAAAGATGCTTCTATATCATCAGCTGCTTCATATCGACCCGGTTTTTAAGGCCAAAAACCAGGAGTGGAAGATGAAGATCAGAAAACCGGACTTTTCCGACTTTTACGAGATAAATGACACCTTTGGGAATGAGTGGTATAAAACGATTCAGGCAACGGTGTCATCGCTGTATGACCTGGATCCACGTCAGGAGAATAAGGTTACCATGTAA